GGAATTTACCAACACAAACTGGTTTAAATGCGTCTACATTAGGGATCTGCACTGCTTGAACTAGATAGATCTTAAATCTACttcattaaactggtgcaactttgctAATGTAGATGAGCCCAGATGCCAGATGGACAGCTTGGGATATCCAAGGTACAGCACAGTGTCAGCTTCCCCTCCCTACCTCACCCCACTTGTCTCTCAACCCTGCCCTGGAGAAACAACCTCTTGTGGCAGGAGGACAGTTCAGTCTGTAGCCTCTCCCCTAAAGGTCTTAGAGGACGTGCAAGCTGCAGTGATGGCTTCTTGGCTATCTACCCACAAGGAACCGGACTGACACCCACAAGTGCTCCATCTTCTGCACCCTCATGTATTCAAGTCCTCAACTAGGTTAAAAAACTGACTTGAGGTTGGTGCCTCTTTAGTTAATGAGCAATCTCCTGAGCCATCGTCTCTCTGGGTCTATGTCCTGCTCCCTTTTAGCGCTACTGAGACACCGGGGACCTTGTTGGCTGGGTTGTTTTGTGTTGTTCAGTGTTTGTTTTCATTGATGGTACTTTCCAGCAGAGCGTAGATTCAGCTGGGAATGGTGCTAGGCTGGTGTTCTTCCACCTCCCCAGAAAAAGTAGCCCAAACAATTAAAAGTCCCATGAAATTCAAACTATTTCCTTTTCTGCTTGTTCTCACTGAAGTAGTGTTCAGCATTACTTGGGCTTAGTAGCAGATAAGGCCCAGGGCCCTGTAGGGAAAAGGGGTTGGTTTCTGACAGCACTAAAAGCGAGACCTGGTCATGTCCCTAAGCGCTAGAGGCAAAGACGGGGTTCCCTGAGCTTGCTGGAACTGGCTGAATCAGCCTTCCCCTCTTTCATGTGGCCTACTGGATAGGGCACTGGGCTAGGAATCCAGAGAGCGccgttctattcctggttctgccatggACCTGCTGGGcgaccttgtgcctcagtttctccatctgtaaaatggggttagtgatacttgtgacagtgtaccccataaggctttatgggggggtgcttataaatgtatgtatgacataactggaatatgttttgtgctgcctgtgccgtgtaatatatctccgtaaaggttatggtctactatacctattcatcctatttgtacatatatatcattttctacttgaggttaagaatatgggttgtacgcttgcttggtttctaagtaagttttgtgaggcatttggtcagcttctttaggaaggaatttgccaggttaagtacctgatcaggaaacacttggggaacaatgcatcttggaatgctccaatccacataagaagtcttcctggagacatgcaagatactatgtggacaatggcttcggcctgtaaagactgtctCATGCAGGgaaatgtgacttgcccaggtgactccagaactccatcgtggagctggactttgcataggagggaggggggtctccacccacaagagagagtctgattgatagctctttctcgattctgtgggtggtggtgcatggccgttcttagttggtggagcgatttgtctggttaattccgataacgaacgagactctggcatgctaactagttatgcgacccccgagcggtcggtgtccaacttcttagagggacaagtggcgttcagccacccgagattgagcaataacaggtctgtttAAACCCGtgagagacccctccatttgggtcttcagctggctaaggaaggagcctctccacccccccaggatacttgaagggaactggaacaaaggacagtaactacagggggtgtgagtgattgctggacccaggctaaacggagattagcctgtaaaagggagcattctggaactggtgaggaacttatctgtatttagtttgattagacatagatttgcacattttattttattttacttggtgagttactttgttctgtctgttactacttggaaccactctATAtgcctccgaagaagtgggctgtagtccacgaaagcttatgctctaataaatttgttagtctctaaggtgccacaagtactcctgttctttaaatcctactgtctgtatttaataaaatcactttttatttagtaatttactcagagtatgtattaatacctgggggagcaaacaactgtgcatatctctctatcagtgttatagagggcgaacaatttatgagtttactctgcataagctttatgcaggataAAACGgctttatctgggtttagaccccattgggagttgggcatctgagtgctaaagacaagtacacttctgggagctgttttcaggtaaacttgcagctctgggacaagtgattcagaccctgggtctgtgtcggGGCAGACGGGactgtctggctcagcaagacagggtgctggagtcctgagctggcagggaaaacagaagcaggggtagtctttgcacatcaggtggcagctcccaagggggtttctgtgatccaacccgtcacaatactCGCCTCTTTTGTCAAGTGCcctgagatctacagatgagaaGTGCTCTGCGAGCACAAGGCATTCCTCTCTCTGAGCGGGGGCTCAAAGGAGAAGGATCAGGCCTAGTCAGGCTTCCCCAGTTCCTGCTCCAGTGGGCAGAAACGTTGGCTGCAAAAGGCCTCCTTTAACCAGGGGAGAAAGTCTAGCCTGGGAGGAGTATCAGCCCAGGAGAATGGCAGATTCCCTGGCCATTTCCCTGTCACATCTGACATGCTGGCACGGAGGAGGGCGTCTCTCGGAATGAGGGGCCatcagggggaggagagagccccTCTCAGCCTCATCCCTCCCCCTATACACACACCGTTTGGTCATCTTGGGGTGGGAAAGGGAAGGAGCCACCCTCTGGCTCCCCTGAACAGCCTGCTAGAGCAGAGCCCGGGGACACGCAACCCCCCCAAACTCGCCCTTTGAGAGATCACATGTGGCTGCTGAAGAAGTAACAGTGATGCAACCACAACAGGGCAATTGCTAGAACCAAAGCTCATATTTGCAGCCAGTCAACATGGTGGAGGGAAGCAGACAGGTTTCCAAATGTAAAGTCTGCGCAAGGTTCCCCCAGAAAGAGCAACAGTTCTTGAATgtccctcaccccagccctaCACACGTACCGCTGCGGGAGCATCAGCTCTGCATTCAGAGGGGCCAGTCTGTAGGCTTCCGGCCATGCTGGCTGTGAACGCTTCCACCTCAGATCGAGATCCCGTCCCGGatggggcaaggggctggtgcctcctggcaaggagggcaggggagtgggatgtTACGGTGGTTTTAGCTTCCGTACCACAACTGAGCACCGGCCAAACCTTCCTTACGTGCCAAACTCGACACTGGCCATGACTCCCCAAGTCCCACCTCACTGGCTTCACAGCTTAGCCTGCTGCCCAGCTCTTCACACTGGAACGTGCCCAAACCCTGCTGCTACTGCACTGTCAGGGCTGCCCTGACCCAACATCACTTCACGTGGGACCCTGGGCAGAGCGGGTGAGCTCAGGGTTCCTCCTCCGTGTCTTGCATCCACTAGCTGTGTAAGGAGAGCAGCAGACTGACCTCGTTTGGGGTGTGGAGAAAGCCTGACCCTCGGACCCGTCGGCTCAGGGGTTATTTCTCCCCCAGGTAGGAGGCGCTCTTCCCGGTTTTCTTCAGCGTGGCCAGCAAGGTGTCGACGCTGTGTTCCGAGTCGATGCACACCTTCTTGTTGGGCAGGTCGATCTCAAACTGGacacctgggggaggggaaaggatacTCCACATGTGAGAGGAACCAACCGTGCAGCCTCCAACCAGTGCATCCACCATAGCCATCACCCCCcgactcttccccctcccttatGGACGGGGTAGAGCTGATGCACTGAGTAAGAACCAGGTGAGCAGGCTGAAAAAATAAACAAGACTCGGGTAGCGTGTTCCCATCCTTGCTCTGATGCAAACTCGGACATCACCCAACCATTGCTCCTGCTCGGACATGCCAGTCCTGCCCCACCGGTACAGGCCCCCAACCATGCAGCTTCTCATGCTGCTAACTCAGCCTTTTGACTTCTCTGCAACCTCAGGAGAGGGCACGAATACCCCTCTACTGCATTTCTTTAGCCCCTTTCCTCCACGGGTCTCAGAGCGCTTTGTGGGGCTCCTTCCCCACAACCTCAGCCCCTGGGAGGAAGGTACAGCCTGTCTTATTAGCCCTCTTTCACAGAGGGGGGAACCGAGGCCCAGGGACCttgtgtgacattccccagggtcaGACAGCAAGTCAGGAGCTTCTCAGCCCATGCCTCCAACCACCAGAAGTCCTCACCCCCTTGGTTTAATTAGAGACAATCCTTAAAAGTGTGACTGGCGAGGAAAGTGCTCAGAAGCAGGCCAAGGGTGCAGGGATTCAGGATTGAGCTGAGAGACAGGAATTTAGTTTCCAGTGGCCCCCAGagcagagtctctctctgtctgctgGGGTCTGAAAACGTAGACACTCAGGGCACACCGTTAACTAGAAGAACTACCCCCGGGATACATGGAGTACATCGCACAGAGCGGGGCAGTCAAAGGATATTCTGTTAACGCAGGTTTTGTGCGCCTCCTGCTGGCATGTCAACATATTACCACCACCAGACAAAAAGATTACCGTGACCTATCCACTTCAGAGCTCGCCTGCTGCCTCCCGCCTGGCCCTTCCCTTCCAATGGCAGCACTGTCTATGGCCCCCAGAGCAGCATGCAGTTACTCCAACGAGAGGCTAAGCAGCAGGGCTGGACTGATTCAGTGCTAGCCCTGCCAGCCTGCTGGGAAATGGCATTTTCCTGATCTCTTCCTGATGCCGCAGGGCCACTCAGAGTGAGAGGCATCCATGTGAAACCAGAACTGGCATGAGCCACCAGCGCTGGGTGCATTTGCATTCATTCAGAGCGCTCTGACGTTTCTTTGCCCTGTCAGTTACTGTTCCACCTGCCACGTTGCTAGGGAGCGGCCATCGGGTTATCTGGGAACCCCAGCGTGGCTTTCTTGGTACATACAGCTCAGCAGACACCAGcgtcaatattttattttattttattttgaagtcTATAATAAATAAAAGTTCAGCTCCAGCAGGCCAATTGGAGTGCTGGGCATTCCTCTGGTGATCTTCGCTCTCCAGCTGAAACTTGGGCTAACCCACTCTCAGTCAAGCTGAACAAAGCTGGGCTTTCCATGAGGAGTCACTCCTCTACTGGGTAGGGAAGGCAGCTGCCAACTTACCCACCCCGGGCCGACTCCACTCCTCTTAACacagaggggggctgggggctgtcgtTTGGAAGAGGTGGTAAAAGCACCTGGATGGGAAAGTGCAGGCTCCTTGATCAGTGGCTGGGAAGGTCGGCCTGTTTCTCCATAGTCACTGCAGTGATTGGCTCCCTGTGCTTGGCAGGGCCGCTGTTCTGAAGCTGGCAATATCCCTCAGGGGAATCACAACAGCTCTCCCTACGGCAGCAGTGCACGGGGAGGAGTATGCTAGAGGCATCAGGCCTCTGCTCCTTCTGCTctcagggcctggtccaaagcccagtgGAGGCAGTGGAAAGCCTCCCAGGGATGTCAGTGGGTTTTGGAGGAGGCCTTGCACTGAAAGGAGAACAGAAACTGCTGCAGTCCGGTGATTGCAACTTCCTGCAGTTACAAATTAGTGCCGAGCAACTTTCCTCCCCCCGCCTCAGCAAAGGTCACAGCGTCCAATTAGACATCTTGCCACTGCAGATCAATAATTAGTTACTGACTAACCGGCTGCGGCAGGGGCTCCCACAGGAACAAGGAGTGGCTTGACCCCCAGCTCATCTGCAGGGGGAGGGCAGGACTGAGTTTGGAACAGGCAACCCTCCAGCCCCCAACTGTTCCTCTCTGAGCGTGGTTGGGCAACACCGTGCTAAGCCGACTGCAATGGCGGCCAAAGTCCTTTCTGCTTCTCTTTGCCAGGAGTCTTTCCCCAGGCCTGGGCCGGCAAGTGCCCCGAGAATGGGCTTGAGAGGCCCCATCATCAGACTACAAAGGAAGAAGGGCTGGCTCTGAAATagccagaaggggtggggcagggtggattttcaaaaggaACGGGCACGTTGTGTTTTAGATGTCGCCCGCCTCTCTGCCAAGGATGCCCAGAAAGGAGCTGCATAAGCCCCCTGCAGGGGCTCTGTCCCTTGCTGTCTCTCACAGGTGCAGCATTCATGCCACTGCATGCCCCTGCTTCACCCCCCTTCTCCTGGCTGCCCAGAAATGCTACTTTGCCCAGGCAAGTTTCTCTCAGGAGAAGATCACCTGGCAGACTCTTGTCTGTTGCCAGGAATGCAACCGATCACTGACAGAAGGGCCCCAGCTGGGCCAGAGGTGCCAGCCCCAAGGTGTTCAGGTAGCAGCAAGAGTAGCCGGAACATTCCCCAGAACCAGTCCTGAAATGGTGCCACACATGGCGAAGTGTAAACCGAACGCTAGGAACAAAAGCAGGAGCCGGTTttgcagagaggggagcaggtGAAGGCTCTAAGTGAGGACCCAGCTCTTTAGGGAAGTCATTTATAAcatacagggtgaaatcctggctctgttaaagtcaacggcaaaactccCCTGGGgttcagcagggccaggatttcatggcCCTTCATCCAGGCCAGACAATCCACACTGTGCCTTGACAGGCTACGTCACCTGCCAATAGAGCAGCTCCCTGTTGGTGAAGGGCATCGTCTGGCATGCCGGAGCTTCCAGGACAAACGCCACGGCTGGTCAGTCCAAAGCAACATCCTCTCCTGGGGGGCTGCACTGTCTCTTACCACGGGGAGTCAGCAGAACGAGGCCTTCCCTCCCATGTGGGGATTGAGAACTACCCCCGGTGACAGGTGACTTTACCAGGACACAGTGACCCCGGTGATGCTCGTTTTAACTCCACACACAGTGCTAGGCAAGCAACAGCTGTGACCACGGAGATACGGGGAAGGCAAGATGCCTCTGCGAATAGAAACCACTATCCAAATGTTCTGGACATTGCAATTGGCCTGTTAATGTCCCAGACACAATGATAACACCACAAACTCTCGGTGTTTGGGCCAGAATGGTTCTTCTGACGCAAGGGCTGCCGTGTGCCAATCATTAGCTTGAGGCGGGGGCCAGTCTGAGTGGGGCACTTGGACCACAGTTTCCATTTCATTGCCACAGGAGCCGTTGGTCCCTTAAGGCGAGTATGGAAACTCCCACATCCGTGAAAGCTGTTTGCTGATCCCCGTGCAATTCTCCACCTGGCTCAGAGCAGTGCCACTCACCTCCCAGCTTGTTGAGAACGCGCGTGACCGCGTTGGAGCAGCCTTCGCAGGTCATGTCGACAGAGAACTCGTGCTTCTGAAATAAGGAAGAGAACAGATTGGAGACAACCAGGAGCCCTTCTTGCTTTGTCAGCAATGATCCCAATACACTGGCCTGGGacctctggagacctgggtttgaaACCCTCATAATGTCCCATACAAAAGGTGCTCTCACCCCAATCCTACCAGGCCGTGATCGTAATCCAAACACTGCACACGTACTCCGGCATAAACCCAAGCTTTCTGCAAACTCCAGCATATCTAGTTACTTTATCTCATTGCTTCCTTGTGTTCCACAACCTGTCTGTATTCCCCTGCTGTGTTGTCTTAGACTCTTAGCTCTCTGAGGAAGGGGCTTTTTCTTACGCTGGCCTAATGTAACAGGATCCTTGTCCATAACTGGGGCACCTAGACACcccactgcaatacaaacaatactACTGTACCTTGAAAACATGAGTAAAGGGACATGACTGTTACATTGTTAAAACACCACCACCATACATTTTTAATTATGATCCTAGCAGCTACTCAGAGATACTCTATCAGTAACATACACTATATCTGCCTGTCTTATTAATGAACATATTCAGTTTTTTTTCCCTCACACTAACGCTGTATGTCCGCTGTGCAGATAATAAAACCAATTGGCTTCATTTTACTGCTGCTTCAAGGCTATGGGCTCCTTGAccctagaaaattaggttgaccCAGTTACATCattcgggggtgtgaaaaatccacatcccgtGAGCGACACAGTTAAGCCGACCTACATCCCCGTGTGGACAacgctaggtcaacagaagattTCTTCCGCCAACGTAGCTgctgcctctcggagaggtggattcgCTACATTGACAGGAGAACCTTTCCCTTCGGCGTGGGTAGCGTCCACACTGAAGCGCTGCAGCCGTAGCGTTTTAAGTACAGTCAAGCCCTTAGTCAGtttctgtccccctcccacagcaTTTGAGTTCCCAAGGTTCCAAGGGAAAGTTTCCATCCAGAAAGACAACCATTTTTGTTCtcgttgacattttaaaaattcattaagGTTAGTTTGATTTTGAGAGAATTTTCCCAAATGAAAAACTTTGGAAAATCCCTCCCCTTCTGTTAAACTGGGTGCAAACATCTGAATGGGGGCAAGAGGTATAAATAAGGGGCATCATGGACCAAGCCCTCCATCgggccaggcgctgtacaaacacagtccctgccccgaggaACTTACAATCTTTGCAAGCCAAACAGAGACTACGTGATACAGACAGACGGGGAGCAGAAGGAAGCAATGAGCACACTGCTCGGCCCGATGACAAGCAGTGGTCTCAATACCCCAGCAGCCTGACCTTCAAGCATTTCCTAGCCTCTACAGCAAAAGAGAATGGTACG
This Chrysemys picta bellii isolate R12L10 chromosome 8, ASM1138683v2, whole genome shotgun sequence DNA region includes the following protein-coding sequences:
- the ATOX1 gene encoding copper transport protein ATOX1, with protein sequence MPKHEFSVDMTCEGCSNAVTRVLNKLGGVQFEIDLPNKKVCIDSEHSVDTLLATLKKTGKSASYLGEK